From one Humulus lupulus chromosome 8, drHumLupu1.1, whole genome shotgun sequence genomic stretch:
- the LOC133798197 gene encoding copper transport protein ATX1: MSNVVEVKVGLHCVDCIKKILKAIKKIQDIETYDVDKQLNKVIVTGNVTTEEVIKALQKIGKSATAWEPETQ; encoded by the exons ATGTCTAAC GTGGTCGAGGTGAAGGTAGGTTTGCATTGTGTTGATTGCATCAAGAAGATATTGAAGGCCATTAAGAAAATTCAAG ATATCGAGACATATGACGTTGATAAACAACTTAACAAGGTCATTGTTACGGGCAATGTTACTACAGAAGAAGTGATCAAGGCGCTTCAAAAGATTGGCAAGTCTGCTACAGCTTGGGAGCCAGAGACCCAGTGA
- the LOC133798196 gene encoding protein EARLY RESPONSIVE TO DEHYDRATION 15-like — protein sequence MAMEVISGRSSSSSSTLNPNAPMFVPLAYRTVEDFSDEWWVLVQSSPWFRDYWLQERFCDPQTDPSFLDIYDPALAEFDSLFDNDEEEVEGDTDTPTDLIRLGAVKWRKGRAPVEAPRYIEKAPKFVKPKMSPRTIQQPR from the exons ATGGCAATGGAAGTAATTTCGGGGAGATCGTCTTCTTCGTCGTCGACTTTGAATCCCAACGCTCCGATGTTCGTTCCCTTGGCTTATCGGACGGTGGAAGACTTCTCCGACGAGTGGTGGGTCCTCGTTCAGTCCTCTCCTTGGTTCCGCGACTACTGGCTCCAGGAGCGCTTCTGTGATCCCCAAACTGACCCTTCCTTCCTTGATATTTACGATCCTGCCCTCGCTGAATTCGATTCGCTATTCGATAACGACG AAGAGGAAGTAGAGGGAGATACAGATACTCCAACGGACTTGATTCGTTTGGGAGCAGTGAAATGGCGGAAGGGCCGTGCTCCGGTGGAAGCTCCGAGGTACATCGAGAAGGCGCCCAAGTTTGTGAAGCCGAAAATGAGTCCCCGAACGATTCAGCAGCCGAGGTAG